In Anomaloglossus baeobatrachus isolate aAnoBae1 chromosome 3, aAnoBae1.hap1, whole genome shotgun sequence, one genomic interval encodes:
- the LOC142297093 gene encoding uncharacterized protein LOC142297093 isoform X3 yields the protein MSRRRLEAECVRGSRARKLERPMKVKQEDDIYHSEPDSEDRAADDLVVVVKQEDVEDEQQGNTAAQNPKNERQSQDDAERPDPAQRLTQDRVAEDQTPKDPTKLLCSASLISPNGDDTYLLSGTALNKPQEYSIEKALEFEKYLSSLTHPALLMRERPRPARSEFDRGFYENYSIHSKQRLMLMGEKRYRCTECGKGFTRNSHLKAHRRIHTGERPFKCSECSKTFSENSHLTVHMRVHSGEKRYKCNMCDKSFSENSNLIVHQRIHTGEKPYKCPECDLCFSQHSSLVRHRRKHSGARPYQCAHCEKTFSQKGHLSNHIRTHTGERPYKCLECGKSFSEHSHLTGHQKIHTGEKPYTCDVCHKGFSKISNLKAHQQIHTGYRPYICSQCGKSFTQHSTLVRHQRVHAGKLDSFWRKLYEVEVAQDIWKEELRPGAREARDGLSCPSSQQC from the exons ATGTCAAGGAGACGACTGGAGGCAGAATGTGTCCGAG GAAGCCGAGCACGAAAACTGGAACGTCCGATGAAAGTCAAACAGGAGGATGATATCTATCACTCCGAGCCGGACTCCGAGGATCGAG CTGCAGATGATCTCGTGGTTGTTGTGAAGCAGGAGGATGTGGAGGACGAGCAACAAGGGAACACAGCAGCGCAGAACCCAAAGAACGAGCGGCAGTCGCAAGACGATGCGGAGCGTCCCGATCCTGCCCAGA GGTTGACCCAGGACAGAGTGGCTGAGGATCAGACCCCCAAAGACCCCACAAAGCTGCTCTGCTCCGCCTCGTTGATCAGCCCCAATGGTGACGATACCTATCTATTATCCGGCACGGCTTTGAACAAGCCCCAGGAATACTCAATAGAGAAAGCCCTGGAGTTTGAGAAGTATCTGAGTAGCCTGACGCACCCTGCCCTCCTGATGAGGGAGCGCCCGCGGCCGGCACGCAGTGAGTTTGACCGTGGCTTCTATGAGAATTACAGCATCCACAGTAAGCAGCGGCTGATGCTGATGGGGGAGAAGCGTTACCGCTGCACTGAATGTGGCAAGGGCTTCACCAGGAACTCCCACCTAAAGGCGCACCGTCGGATCCATACTGGGGAGCGCCCCTTCAAATGCTCGGAGTGCAGCAAGACCTTCAGCGAGAATTCCCACCTGACCGTCCACATGCGTGTCCACTCTGGCGAGAAGCGTTACAAGTGCAACATGTGTGACAAGAGCTTCAGTGAGAACTCCAACCTCATCGTCCACCAGAGAATCCACACTGGCGAGAAACCCTACAAGTGCCCCGAGTGCGACCTGTGCTTCAGCCAGCACTCCAGCCTGGTGCGGCATCGGCGCAAGCACTCGGGGGCACGGCCGTACCAGTGTGCGCACTGCGAAAAGACTTTTAGCCAGAAGGGTCACCTCAGCAACCACATCCGCACGCACACGGGCGAGCGGCCGTACAAGTGCTTAGAGTGCGGAAAGTCCTTCAGCGAACATTCCCACCTGACTGGccaccagaaaattcacacaggggagaaaccgtaCACCTGCGACGTCTGCCACAAGGGCTTCAGCAAGATCTCTAACCTGAAGGCCCACCAGCAGATCCACACTGGCTACCGCCCCTACATCTGCTCCCAGTGCGGAAAAAGCTTCACCCAGCACTCCACGTTGGTCAGACACCAGCGGGTCCATGCCGGAAAGCTGGACTCATTCTGGAGGAAACTGTACGAGGTAGAGGTCGCTCAAGACATCTGGAAGGAAGAACTGAGGCCTGGGGCCCGAGAAGCCAGGGATGGACTATCCTGTCCCTCCAGCCAGCAGTGCTGA
- the LOC142297093 gene encoding uncharacterized protein LOC142297093 isoform X2 produces MMEEFPETRSCESLSAMVAVTFHDVAACFQEEDWDVMEEWQRELYRNSMKEIHRVLQDLGYRILNPELLVKIEKSGDNQRGEPSTSGGVLVPDILLKIQCHDQEEIIPGKEMSRRRLEAECVRGSRARKLERPMKVKQEDDIYHSEPDSEDRDDLVVVVKQEDVEDEQQGNTAAQNPKNERQSQDDAERPDPAQRLTQDRVAEDQTPKDPTKLLCSASLISPNGDDTYLLSGTALNKPQEYSIEKALEFEKYLSSLTHPALLMRERPRPARSEFDRGFYENYSIHSKQRLMLMGEKRYRCTECGKGFTRNSHLKAHRRIHTGERPFKCSECSKTFSENSHLTVHMRVHSGEKRYKCNMCDKSFSENSNLIVHQRIHTGEKPYKCPECDLCFSQHSSLVRHRRKHSGARPYQCAHCEKTFSQKGHLSNHIRTHTGERPYKCLECGKSFSEHSHLTGHQKIHTGEKPYTCDVCHKGFSKISNLKAHQQIHTGYRPYICSQCGKSFTQHSTLVRHQRVHAGKLDSFWRKLYEVEVAQDIWKEELRPGAREARDGLSCPSSQQC; encoded by the exons ATGATGGAGGAGTTTCCAGAGACGCGGAGCTGTGAGTCGCTCTCTGCCATG GTGGCAGTTACATTTCACGACGTGGCCGCCTGCTTCCAGGAGGAGGACTGGGACGTGATGGAGGAGTGGCAGCGAGAACTGTACAGGAACTCCATGAAGGAGATTCACCGCGTCCTGCAGGATCTGG GTTACAGGATCCTGAACCCAGAGCTGCTGGTGAAGATCGAGAAGTCCGGCGACAATCAGCGCGGCGAGCCGTCAACAA GTGGTGGCGTCCTCGTCCCAGACATTCTGCTAAAAATACAATGCCATGATCAGGAGGAAATCATCCCGGGAAAAGAGATGTCAAGGAGACGACTGGAGGCAGAATGTGTCCGAG GAAGCCGAGCACGAAAACTGGAACGTCCGATGAAAGTCAAACAGGAGGATGATATCTATCACTCCGAGCCGGACTCCGAGGATCGAG ATGATCTCGTGGTTGTTGTGAAGCAGGAGGATGTGGAGGACGAGCAACAAGGGAACACAGCAGCGCAGAACCCAAAGAACGAGCGGCAGTCGCAAGACGATGCGGAGCGTCCCGATCCTGCCCAGA GGTTGACCCAGGACAGAGTGGCTGAGGATCAGACCCCCAAAGACCCCACAAAGCTGCTCTGCTCCGCCTCGTTGATCAGCCCCAATGGTGACGATACCTATCTATTATCCGGCACGGCTTTGAACAAGCCCCAGGAATACTCAATAGAGAAAGCCCTGGAGTTTGAGAAGTATCTGAGTAGCCTGACGCACCCTGCCCTCCTGATGAGGGAGCGCCCGCGGCCGGCACGCAGTGAGTTTGACCGTGGCTTCTATGAGAATTACAGCATCCACAGTAAGCAGCGGCTGATGCTGATGGGGGAGAAGCGTTACCGCTGCACTGAATGTGGCAAGGGCTTCACCAGGAACTCCCACCTAAAGGCGCACCGTCGGATCCATACTGGGGAGCGCCCCTTCAAATGCTCGGAGTGCAGCAAGACCTTCAGCGAGAATTCCCACCTGACCGTCCACATGCGTGTCCACTCTGGCGAGAAGCGTTACAAGTGCAACATGTGTGACAAGAGCTTCAGTGAGAACTCCAACCTCATCGTCCACCAGAGAATCCACACTGGCGAGAAACCCTACAAGTGCCCCGAGTGCGACCTGTGCTTCAGCCAGCACTCCAGCCTGGTGCGGCATCGGCGCAAGCACTCGGGGGCACGGCCGTACCAGTGTGCGCACTGCGAAAAGACTTTTAGCCAGAAGGGTCACCTCAGCAACCACATCCGCACGCACACGGGCGAGCGGCCGTACAAGTGCTTAGAGTGCGGAAAGTCCTTCAGCGAACATTCCCACCTGACTGGccaccagaaaattcacacaggggagaaaccgtaCACCTGCGACGTCTGCCACAAGGGCTTCAGCAAGATCTCTAACCTGAAGGCCCACCAGCAGATCCACACTGGCTACCGCCCCTACATCTGCTCCCAGTGCGGAAAAAGCTTCACCCAGCACTCCACGTTGGTCAGACACCAGCGGGTCCATGCCGGAAAGCTGGACTCATTCTGGAGGAAACTGTACGAGGTAGAGGTCGCTCAAGACATCTGGAAGGAAGAACTGAGGCCTGGGGCCCGAGAAGCCAGGGATGGACTATCCTGTCCCTCCAGCCAGCAGTGCTGA
- the LOC142297093 gene encoding uncharacterized protein LOC142297093 isoform X1 — MMEEFPETRSCESLSAMVAVTFHDVAACFQEEDWDVMEEWQRELYRNSMKEIHRVLQDLGYRILNPELLVKIEKSGDNQRGEPSTSGGVLVPDILLKIQCHDQEEIIPGKEMSRRRLEAECVRGSRARKLERPMKVKQEDDIYHSEPDSEDRAADDLVVVVKQEDVEDEQQGNTAAQNPKNERQSQDDAERPDPAQRLTQDRVAEDQTPKDPTKLLCSASLISPNGDDTYLLSGTALNKPQEYSIEKALEFEKYLSSLTHPALLMRERPRPARSEFDRGFYENYSIHSKQRLMLMGEKRYRCTECGKGFTRNSHLKAHRRIHTGERPFKCSECSKTFSENSHLTVHMRVHSGEKRYKCNMCDKSFSENSNLIVHQRIHTGEKPYKCPECDLCFSQHSSLVRHRRKHSGARPYQCAHCEKTFSQKGHLSNHIRTHTGERPYKCLECGKSFSEHSHLTGHQKIHTGEKPYTCDVCHKGFSKISNLKAHQQIHTGYRPYICSQCGKSFTQHSTLVRHQRVHAGKLDSFWRKLYEVEVAQDIWKEELRPGAREARDGLSCPSSQQC, encoded by the exons ATGATGGAGGAGTTTCCAGAGACGCGGAGCTGTGAGTCGCTCTCTGCCATG GTGGCAGTTACATTTCACGACGTGGCCGCCTGCTTCCAGGAGGAGGACTGGGACGTGATGGAGGAGTGGCAGCGAGAACTGTACAGGAACTCCATGAAGGAGATTCACCGCGTCCTGCAGGATCTGG GTTACAGGATCCTGAACCCAGAGCTGCTGGTGAAGATCGAGAAGTCCGGCGACAATCAGCGCGGCGAGCCGTCAACAA GTGGTGGCGTCCTCGTCCCAGACATTCTGCTAAAAATACAATGCCATGATCAGGAGGAAATCATCCCGGGAAAAGAGATGTCAAGGAGACGACTGGAGGCAGAATGTGTCCGAG GAAGCCGAGCACGAAAACTGGAACGTCCGATGAAAGTCAAACAGGAGGATGATATCTATCACTCCGAGCCGGACTCCGAGGATCGAG CTGCAGATGATCTCGTGGTTGTTGTGAAGCAGGAGGATGTGGAGGACGAGCAACAAGGGAACACAGCAGCGCAGAACCCAAAGAACGAGCGGCAGTCGCAAGACGATGCGGAGCGTCCCGATCCTGCCCAGA GGTTGACCCAGGACAGAGTGGCTGAGGATCAGACCCCCAAAGACCCCACAAAGCTGCTCTGCTCCGCCTCGTTGATCAGCCCCAATGGTGACGATACCTATCTATTATCCGGCACGGCTTTGAACAAGCCCCAGGAATACTCAATAGAGAAAGCCCTGGAGTTTGAGAAGTATCTGAGTAGCCTGACGCACCCTGCCCTCCTGATGAGGGAGCGCCCGCGGCCGGCACGCAGTGAGTTTGACCGTGGCTTCTATGAGAATTACAGCATCCACAGTAAGCAGCGGCTGATGCTGATGGGGGAGAAGCGTTACCGCTGCACTGAATGTGGCAAGGGCTTCACCAGGAACTCCCACCTAAAGGCGCACCGTCGGATCCATACTGGGGAGCGCCCCTTCAAATGCTCGGAGTGCAGCAAGACCTTCAGCGAGAATTCCCACCTGACCGTCCACATGCGTGTCCACTCTGGCGAGAAGCGTTACAAGTGCAACATGTGTGACAAGAGCTTCAGTGAGAACTCCAACCTCATCGTCCACCAGAGAATCCACACTGGCGAGAAACCCTACAAGTGCCCCGAGTGCGACCTGTGCTTCAGCCAGCACTCCAGCCTGGTGCGGCATCGGCGCAAGCACTCGGGGGCACGGCCGTACCAGTGTGCGCACTGCGAAAAGACTTTTAGCCAGAAGGGTCACCTCAGCAACCACATCCGCACGCACACGGGCGAGCGGCCGTACAAGTGCTTAGAGTGCGGAAAGTCCTTCAGCGAACATTCCCACCTGACTGGccaccagaaaattcacacaggggagaaaccgtaCACCTGCGACGTCTGCCACAAGGGCTTCAGCAAGATCTCTAACCTGAAGGCCCACCAGCAGATCCACACTGGCTACCGCCCCTACATCTGCTCCCAGTGCGGAAAAAGCTTCACCCAGCACTCCACGTTGGTCAGACACCAGCGGGTCCATGCCGGAAAGCTGGACTCATTCTGGAGGAAACTGTACGAGGTAGAGGTCGCTCAAGACATCTGGAAGGAAGAACTGAGGCCTGGGGCCCGAGAAGCCAGGGATGGACTATCCTGTCCCTCCAGCCAGCAGTGCTGA